A single Pseudochaenichthys georgianus chromosome 10, fPseGeo1.2, whole genome shotgun sequence DNA region contains:
- the plp1a gene encoding proteolipid protein 1a isoform X1, which translates to MGCYDCCMRCLGGVPYCSLVATLLCFSGIALFCGCGHQALTESERLIETYFARNMQDYITLAYIIQYFQYFIYGLASFFFLYCIVLLAEGFYTTSAARQTFGEFRSTMCGRCLSSSFIVMTYVLAVLWLLVFAFSALPVYFFYNMDATCHTIDVLTETPASINQLCVDARQYGLLPWNAVPGKACGMTLSNVCKTREYQMTYDLYIAAFAGAGITLLALVHFSLHLAVNQVYHRKLRHGEERRGYDLYGRRQRDRGRTLCSPYPANTADIS; encoded by the exons ATGG GTTGCTATGATTGCTGTATGCGCTGTTTGGGTGGGGTGCCATACTGCTCCCTGGTCGCTACACTGCTATGTTTCTCTGGCATTGCCCTCTTCTGCGGTTGTGGGCACCAGGCACTCACCGAGTCGGAAAGACTCATCGAGACGTACTTTGCTCGAAACATGCAGGACTACATCACCCTCGCCTACAT CATCCAATATTTCCAATATTTCATCTATGGTTTGGCCTCCTTTTTCTTCCTCTACTGCATCGTGCTGTTGGCGGAGGGTTTCTACACCACAAGTGCTGCCAGGCAAACCTTTGGAGAGTTCAGGAGCACTATGTGTGGCCGCTGCCTCAGCTCCTCG TTTATAGTAATGACTTACGTACTAGCCGTGCTGTGGCTGCTGGTGTTCGCCTTCTCGGCCCTGCCCGTCTACTTCTTCTACAATATGGATGCCACCTGCCACACCATTGATGTTCTGACTGAGACCCCAGCGAGTATCAACCAGCTCTGTGTTGATGCAAGGCAATACG GTCTCCTGCCATGGAACGCAGTGCCAGGGAAAGCTTGTGGTATGACTCTCTCCAATGTTTGCAAAACCAGAGAA TACCAGATGACCTATGACCTCTACATTGCTGCCTTCGCTGGTGCTGGCATTACTCTCTTGGCTCTG GTGCACTTCTCCCTGCACTTGGCTGTGAACCAGGTGTACCACAGGAAGCTGAGGCAcggtgaggagaggagaggctaCGATCTGTACGGGAGGCGTCAGCGGGACAGAGGGCGGACACTGTGCTCCCCGTACCCTGCAAACACAGCTGATATCTCCTGA
- the plp1a gene encoding proteolipid protein 1a isoform X2: MGCYDCCMRCLGGVPYCSLVATLLCFSGIALFCGCGHQALTESERLIETYFARNMQDYITLAYIIQYFQYFIYGLASFFFLYCIVLLAEGFYTTSAARQTFGEFRSTMCGRCLSSSFIVMTYVLAVLWLLVFAFSALPVYFFYNMDATCHTIDVLTETPASINQLCVDARQYGLLPWNAVPGKACGMTLSNVCKTREYQMTYDLYIAAFAGAGITLLALLTYTVSTTYNFAVLRYLGRKGMGARC; the protein is encoded by the exons ATGG GTTGCTATGATTGCTGTATGCGCTGTTTGGGTGGGGTGCCATACTGCTCCCTGGTCGCTACACTGCTATGTTTCTCTGGCATTGCCCTCTTCTGCGGTTGTGGGCACCAGGCACTCACCGAGTCGGAAAGACTCATCGAGACGTACTTTGCTCGAAACATGCAGGACTACATCACCCTCGCCTACAT CATCCAATATTTCCAATATTTCATCTATGGTTTGGCCTCCTTTTTCTTCCTCTACTGCATCGTGCTGTTGGCGGAGGGTTTCTACACCACAAGTGCTGCCAGGCAAACCTTTGGAGAGTTCAGGAGCACTATGTGTGGCCGCTGCCTCAGCTCCTCG TTTATAGTAATGACTTACGTACTAGCCGTGCTGTGGCTGCTGGTGTTCGCCTTCTCGGCCCTGCCCGTCTACTTCTTCTACAATATGGATGCCACCTGCCACACCATTGATGTTCTGACTGAGACCCCAGCGAGTATCAACCAGCTCTGTGTTGATGCAAGGCAATACG GTCTCCTGCCATGGAACGCAGTGCCAGGGAAAGCTTGTGGTATGACTCTCTCCAATGTTTGCAAAACCAGAGAA TACCAGATGACCTATGACCTCTACATTGCTGCCTTCGCTGGTGCTGGCATTACTCTCTTGGCTCTG CTAACCTATACTGTCTCCACCACCTATAACTTTGCGGTTCTTCGGTATCTGGGGAGAAAGGGCATGGGTGCACGGTGTTAG
- the pcdh20l gene encoding protocadherin-20, translated as MAIRTPINMSWAGLMQILLVVVHLQQIICGSVRFSIPEEQAPGVLVGSLSEHFRPPYQLLTQKYLWMDKNTGDFYTTEEKMDREALFPEETKTEECIILHNAVVGPSGDLIQFAVIIEDINDNAPHFENSEIHLKMSEDVSVGTSFLLDDQALDRDAGYNSELSYQLEDSDGVFSLTVEDGPVIMLVVQTALDRETRDMYQMTLVATDRGTGPLSATATLIVTVTDVNDNCPSFSPDSPRSVSIPGDSPKNMLVAQVRATDPDSGSNAAIVYSLSPKVSEQAKNLLSLDSLTGSIRLTQDLQSDSSEELLLKVLASGHHCPPADTQVTVSVLPKANQELAIKIGFIVEHQNETMVLPENQPPTVLAVLELEGDSRFEGSSIAIEGEVPFTLSPQNGKYLLSTSKALDYEMKREHHIFVVVHAEGSVITHSRRAIRVLVTDVNDNAPIFVQSHCKLEVEENNQSGMSLLKVLATDADSGYNGRVTYSLDKHTSSIFNIDPNTGQLSVSAILDRERQDAHTLTVLAQDSGSPPLESAATVSIQVLDQNDNPPVFITPHFIFFMPENVKPFAQVGRVRVTDPDEGANGNTELHVVSSSGPFVLDNTLGTLHTTTNLDRETHDRYELYLLASDHGHPVALTSTARVTIFVEDINDNQPKVVLPSSNSSCQTVSQTAVTGTIVTKVFAIDADSGLNSEITYTVVMPDPVQNTSPFRVDSMSGNITVAQQLLQKDLGMHHLFIVVRDGGKPAPLYTTVWVNLLVNESVGPCHLDREPTWSGTADLVQTPQKTQICEAVDIRSAQLTLLVGLGMILVSTCWLVATVVLHLKQRRLHHKNRGHIEENEIPLRLQDKYY; from the exons ATGGCCATTCGGACTCCTATTAATATGAGCTGGGCTGGACTAATGCAG ATTCTGCTGGTTGTGGTCCATCTGCAGCAGATAATATGTGGTTCTGTCCGGTTTTCCATCCCAGAGGAACAGGCGCCAGGTGTCCTGGTGGGGTCACTTAGTGAACACTTTCGACCTCCGTACCAGCTACTGACGCAGAAGTATCTGTGGATGGACAAAAACACTGGAGATTTCTACACCACTGAGGAAAAGATGGACCGCGAGGCCCTCTTCCCTGAGGAAACAAAAACTGAGGAATGCATTATTTTACACAATGCTGTCGTGGGGCCCTCAGGCGACCTTATACAGTTCGCAGTGATCATAGAGGACATCAATGACAACGCGCCTCATTTTGAAAACAGTGAAATACACTTGAAGATGTCTGAAGACGTGTCTGTGGGGACCAGTTTCTTATTGGATGACCAGGCTCTGGACAGGGATGCTGGGTATAACAGTGAGCTGTCGTATCAGCTTGAAGATTCTGATGGAGTTTTCAGTTTAACAGTAGAAGACGGGCCTGTCATCATGCTGGTTGTGCAAACAGCTCTGGATCGGGAGACTCGGGACATGTATCAGATGACGCTGGTGGCCACTGACCGTGGCACAGGCCCTTTAAGTGCTACAGCGACTTTAATAGTCACAGTGACAGATGTTAATGACAACTGTCCAAGCTTTAGCCCCGACAGCCCCCGCAGCGTCAGCATCCCCGGAGACTCCCCGAAGAACATGCTGGTTGCTCAGGTCAGGGCCACAGACCCAGATTCAGGCTCGAATGCTGCCATCGTGTACTCCCTCAGTCCCAAAGTCTCAGAGCAGGCCAAGAATCTCTTAAGCCTTGACAGCCTCACTGGGTCCATCAGACTAACACAGGACCTCCAGAGTGACAGCTCCGAGGAGCTGCTGTTGAAAGTGTTAGCTAGCGGCCATCACTGCCCCCCAGCAGACACTCAGGTAACTGTATCCGTGCTCCCCAAGGCCAACCAAGAGCTGGCAATCAAGATCGGGTTCATAGTGGAGCATCAAAATGAGACTATGGTGTTACCAGAGAACCAACCCCCCACTGTCTTAGCTGTTTTAGAGCTTGAGGGTGACAGCAGATTTGAAGGCTCATCTATTGCCATTGAGGGCGAGGTACCTTTCACTCTGAGCCCACAGAATGGCAAATATCTCCTTTCCACATCAAAGGCCCTAGACTATGAGATGAAAAGAGAACATCATATTTTTGTTGTAGTGCATGCTGAAGGATCTGTGATCACTCATTCCAGGCGTGCGATCAGGGTGTTGGTGACAGATGTCAATGATAATGCTCCAATTTTTGTCCAGTCTCACTGCAAGCTGGAGGTGGAAGAAAACAACCAGTCAGGGATGTCACTGCTGAAGGTCTTGGCAACCGACGCAGACAGTGGATACAATGGCAGGGTGACCTACAGTCTGGACAAACACACATCTTCCATCTTTAACATTGACCCCAATACAGGTCAGCTGTCTGTGTCAGCCATTCTGGACAGGGAGCGGCaggatgcacacacactcactgtgTTAGCACAAGATAGCGGCTCTCCTCCATTAGAGTCAGCGGCCACAGTATCCATTCAAGTGCTGGACCAGAATGACAATCCACCCGTTTTTATAACCCCTCACTTTATCTTTTTCATGCCTGAGAATGTAAAACCGTTTGCCCAGGTGGGGAGGGTTAGGGTGACAGACCCAGACGAAGGAGCGAATGGGAACACAGAGTTGCATGTTGTGAGCAGCAGTGGACCTTTTGTTTTGGATAACACCCTTGGGACACTGCACACCACCACCAACTTAGATCGCGAGACGCACGACCGATATGAACTCTACCTGCTGGCTAGCGATCACGGGCACCCGGTCGCTTTGACTTCCACTGCCAGGGTAACTATCTTTGTGGAGGATATAAATGACAACCAGCCGAAAGTTGTCCTTCCAAGCAGCAACTCCTCCTGCCAGACTGTCTCTCAAACAGCCGTTACAGGCACCATTGTAACAAAGGTCTTTGCCATTGACGCGGACTCAGGGCTCAATTCGGAGATTACTTACACTGTTGTGATGCCAGACCCAGTGCAAAACACCAGTCCCTTCCGAGTAGATTCAATGTCAGGAAACATTACTGTAGCCCAGCAACTCCTACAGAAAGACCTGGGAATGCATCACCTGTTCATTGTGGTCCGAGATGGGGGGAAGCCAGCTCCACTTTATACCACTGTCTGGGTTAATCTGTTGGTCAACGAGAGCGTGGGGCCCTGCCACTTGGACCGGGAGCCCACCTGGTCAGGGACAGCTGACTTGGTTCAAACCCCCCAAAAGACTCAAATCTGTGAGGCAGTGGACATCAGATCTGCTCAGCTGACACTGTTGGTAGGCCTTGGTATGATACTGGTGTCCACATGTTGGCTTGTGGCGACAGTTGTTTTACACCTGAAGCAGAGGAGACTTCATCATAAAAATAGGGGGCACATTGAGGAGAATGAGATTCCACTCAGGCTTCAAGACAAATATTACTAA
- the LOC117453318 gene encoding regulator of cell cycle RGCC isoform X1 translates to MTSDINTDLDLELDGLLQEFQDVVEELKAPSLSKPHPYQHVLQEAKSRTGLGDDSGVEDSDYSSEASLGNSLNASEEELHTAGITLAPKAKLGDTRELESFIDMLDRELAEM, encoded by the exons ATGACCTCAGACATTAACACAG ACTTGGATCTGGAGCTGGATGGGTTGCTGCAGGAGTTCCAGGATGTGGTGGAGGAGCTGAAGGCCCCCTCTCTGAGCAAACCGCATCCTTACCAGCACGTCTTGCAGGAGGCCAAAAGTCGCACGGGGCTGGGAGACGACAGCGGAGTGGAGGACTCGGATTACA GCAGCGAAGCTTCCTTGGGAAACAGTTTGAACGCCAGCGAGGAGGAGCTTCACACAGCAGGCATAACGCTGGCACCGAAAG CCAAGCTGGGAGACACAAGGGAACTTGAGAGTTTTATCGACATGTTGGACCGAGAACTTGCAG AGATGTGA
- the LOC117453318 gene encoding uncharacterized protein isoform X2 — protein MTSDINTDLDLELDGLLQEFQDVVEELKAPSLSKPHPYQHVLQEAKSRTGLGDDSGVEDSDYSSEASLGNSLNASEEELHTAGITLAPKEM, from the exons ATGACCTCAGACATTAACACAG ACTTGGATCTGGAGCTGGATGGGTTGCTGCAGGAGTTCCAGGATGTGGTGGAGGAGCTGAAGGCCCCCTCTCTGAGCAAACCGCATCCTTACCAGCACGTCTTGCAGGAGGCCAAAAGTCGCACGGGGCTGGGAGACGACAGCGGAGTGGAGGACTCGGATTACA GCAGCGAAGCTTCCTTGGGAAACAGTTTGAACGCCAGCGAGGAGGAGCTTCACACAGCAGGCATAACGCTGGCACCGAAAG AGATGTGA